The Candidatus Eremiobacterota bacterium genome has a segment encoding these proteins:
- a CDS encoding YiiX/YebB-like N1pC/P60 family cysteine hydrolase, whose protein sequence is MKEIMNSPNAHYRAISPSASKGIPKEANGEQVVSCFSADSLALSGTGGSLKQKMGGFFTDRILNIRVPTTTQKFPEDEKKKVLDLLQPGDIFLETNDAYPNWQVLEKIVFSSDYTHAAIYEGNGQLLEASSEVQRRDVNEYLNDRANIAIIRPPYKTEDDKKAALDYARAQLGKPYDDVFDQNDDSAFYCVELVQKALKAMPNPIETPLTTFMGKPYVGPNAFQKIEGAQLVYNRNGGFLNSMMSHYPVTGAAVAGAIAAGLALGPVGALAGLMAGGTLATMVGNKIQAGKFSLYE, encoded by the coding sequence ATGAAAGAGATCATGAACAGCCCGAATGCCCATTACAGGGCCATTTCCCCATCTGCCTCAAAGGGAATCCCAAAGGAGGCCAATGGCGAGCAGGTCGTTTCCTGCTTTTCAGCCGATTCCCTCGCCCTGTCAGGTACCGGCGGCTCACTGAAGCAGAAAATGGGCGGGTTCTTCACCGACCGTATCCTGAACATCAGGGTCCCCACGACGACGCAGAAATTCCCTGAAGATGAGAAAAAGAAGGTGCTGGACCTCCTTCAGCCCGGCGACATCTTCCTTGAGACCAATGACGCCTACCCCAACTGGCAGGTCCTGGAGAAGATCGTCTTTTCCTCTGATTACACCCACGCAGCCATCTACGAGGGGAATGGTCAGCTCCTCGAGGCGAGCTCCGAGGTGCAGAGAAGGGATGTGAATGAATATCTCAACGACAGGGCCAATATTGCCATCATCAGGCCTCCCTACAAGACCGAGGATGATAAGAAGGCTGCCCTTGACTATGCCCGGGCCCAGCTTGGCAAGCCTTATGACGATGTCTTTGATCAGAATGATGACAGCGCCTTTTACTGCGTGGAGCTTGTGCAGAAGGCCCTGAAAGCCATGCCCAACCCCATCGAGACACCTCTCACCACTTTCATGGGAAAGCCTTACGTAGGTCCCAACGCCTTCCAGAAGATCGAGGGGGCCCAGCTGGTCTATAACAGGAACGGTGGCTTCTTAAACTCGATGATGAGCCACTACCCCGTTACAGGGGCGGCCGTGGCGGGAGCCATCGCGGCGGGGCTTGCCCTCGGCCCGGTGGGGGCCCTGGCAGGGCTTATGGCTGGCGGCACCCTGGCCACGATGGTGGGGAACAAGATCCAGGCCGGCAAGTTCAGCCTTTACGAATAG